Proteins encoded together in one Puntigrus tetrazona isolate hp1 unplaced genomic scaffold, ASM1883169v1 S000000528, whole genome shotgun sequence window:
- the LOC122334463 gene encoding kelch domain-containing protein 1 isoform X3 yields MERSEEQPVARERSGHTAAADGQYLYVWGGYVSVADHEVFLPNDEIWLYDLESGLWERRDMFGEIPPAMSGSCGCIVNEELIIFGGCCDDGQTNEHFSVSLQEEKLSWRKARLRSGSLPSPRDKLSCWVHNGRIIYFGGYGHKLLSEFNDPNRFIVDEASWAEDIFWGWNNEVHEFDPKRSSWTEPQTFGRAPAPRAAHASATIGSKGYVCGGRIKCLLSAQETRTNDLFCLDLNSWTWTEIVGFGSAPVGRSWHTLTAVSDSSLFLFGGLSVDCRPMSDGWIFNLETKGWTKIEHQNKDKPRLWHTACQGRDSDVIVFGGSHDYILLVDKGHCNDALVFQTQPLPLTRLCQDFIASRASSFQILGLPPKLRNAVQKRTSFFRTSRNSQNM; encoded by the exons ATGGAGAGGAGTGAAGAGCAGCCGGTGGCTCGGGAGAGGAGCGGACACACGGCGGCGGCGGACGGGCAGTATCTGTATGTCTGGGGAGGTTATGTG TCGGTGGCTGATCATGAAGTTTTCCTTCCAAATGATGAGATCTGGCTGTACGACTTAGAGAGTGGGTTATG ggaAAGGCGGGATATGTTTGGGGAGATTCCTCCGGCGATGTCTGGCTCCTGCGGCTGTATCGTGAACGAGGAGCTGATTATATTCGGCGGCTGCTGTGATGATGGACAGACGAATGAA CATTTCTCCGTCAGTCTGCAGGAGGAGAAGCTCAGCTGGAGGAAAGCCAGGCTTCGGTCCGGATCACTGCCTTCGCCGCGAGATAAACTCTCCTGCTGGGTTCATAATGGAAG AATCATCTATTTTGGTGGATATGGTCACAAATTGCTGAGTGAATTCAACGATCCAAACCGTTTCATCGTGGATGAAGCATCATGG GCCGAGGACATCTTCTGGGGATGGAACAACGAAGTTCATGAGTTTGACCCCAAAAGAAGCAGCTGGACTGAACCGCAGACCTTC GGACGAGCTCCGGCCCCGCGAGCTGCTCACGCTAGCGCTACGATCGGCAGCAAAGGCTACGTGTGTGGAGGAAGAATAAAG TGTTTGCTCTCTGCACAGGAAACCAGAACCAATGACCTCTTTTGTCTGGATTTAAATTCATGGACGTGGACAGAAAT TGTTGGGTTTGGCTCGGCCCCGGTGGGACGCTCATGGCACACACTAACAGCCGTCTCAGACTCGTCTCTTTTTCTGTTCGGTGGACTCAGCGTGGACTGCAGACCCATGA GTGACGGTTGGATATTCAATCTGGAGACAAAAGGATGGACAAAGATAGAGCATCAAAACAAGGACAAACCACG ACTGTGGCACACCGCTTGTCAAGGAAGAGACTCTGATGTTATTGTGTTTGGAGGAAGTCACGATTATATCCTTTTAGTGGACAAA GGTCACTGCAACGATGCGCTGGTGTTCCAGACCCAGCCGCTGCCGCTGACTCG ACTGTGCCAAGACTTCATCGCCAGCCGCGCCAGCAGCTTTCAGATCCTCGGTTTACCTCCGAAGCTGAGAAACGCTGTGCAGAAAAGAACATCTTTCTTCAGGACGAGCAGAAACTCACAGAACATgtaa
- the LOC122334463 gene encoding kelch domain-containing protein 1 isoform X4 produces the protein MERSEEQPVARERSGHTAAADGQYLYVWGGYVSVADHEVFLPNDEIWLYDLESGLWERRDMFGEIPPAMSGSCGCIVNEELIIFGGCCDDGQTNEHFSVSLQEEKLSWRKARLRSGSLPSPRDKLSCWVHNGRIIYFGGYGHKLLSEFNDPNRFIVDEASWAEDIFWGWNNEVHEFDPKRSSWTEPQTFGRAPAPRAAHASATIGSKGYVCGGRIKETRTNDLFCLDLNSWTWTEIVGFGSAPVGRSWHTLTAVSDSSLFLFGGLSVDCRPMSDGWIFNLETKGWTKIEHQNKDKPRLWHTACQGRDSDVIVFGGSHDYILLVDKGHCNDALVFQTQPLPLTRLCQDFIASRASSFQILGLPPKLRNAVQKRTSFFRTSRNSQNM, from the exons ATGGAGAGGAGTGAAGAGCAGCCGGTGGCTCGGGAGAGGAGCGGACACACGGCGGCGGCGGACGGGCAGTATCTGTATGTCTGGGGAGGTTATGTG TCGGTGGCTGATCATGAAGTTTTCCTTCCAAATGATGAGATCTGGCTGTACGACTTAGAGAGTGGGTTATG ggaAAGGCGGGATATGTTTGGGGAGATTCCTCCGGCGATGTCTGGCTCCTGCGGCTGTATCGTGAACGAGGAGCTGATTATATTCGGCGGCTGCTGTGATGATGGACAGACGAATGAA CATTTCTCCGTCAGTCTGCAGGAGGAGAAGCTCAGCTGGAGGAAAGCCAGGCTTCGGTCCGGATCACTGCCTTCGCCGCGAGATAAACTCTCCTGCTGGGTTCATAATGGAAG AATCATCTATTTTGGTGGATATGGTCACAAATTGCTGAGTGAATTCAACGATCCAAACCGTTTCATCGTGGATGAAGCATCATGG GCCGAGGACATCTTCTGGGGATGGAACAACGAAGTTCATGAGTTTGACCCCAAAAGAAGCAGCTGGACTGAACCGCAGACCTTC GGACGAGCTCCGGCCCCGCGAGCTGCTCACGCTAGCGCTACGATCGGCAGCAAAGGCTACGTGTGTGGAGGAAGAATAAAG GAAACCAGAACCAATGACCTCTTTTGTCTGGATTTAAATTCATGGACGTGGACAGAAAT TGTTGGGTTTGGCTCGGCCCCGGTGGGACGCTCATGGCACACACTAACAGCCGTCTCAGACTCGTCTCTTTTTCTGTTCGGTGGACTCAGCGTGGACTGCAGACCCATGA GTGACGGTTGGATATTCAATCTGGAGACAAAAGGATGGACAAAGATAGAGCATCAAAACAAGGACAAACCACG ACTGTGGCACACCGCTTGTCAAGGAAGAGACTCTGATGTTATTGTGTTTGGAGGAAGTCACGATTATATCCTTTTAGTGGACAAA GGTCACTGCAACGATGCGCTGGTGTTCCAGACCCAGCCGCTGCCGCTGACTCG ACTGTGCCAAGACTTCATCGCCAGCCGCGCCAGCAGCTTTCAGATCCTCGGTTTACCTCCGAAGCTGAGAAACGCTGTGCAGAAAAGAACATCTTTCTTCAGGACGAGCAGAAACTCACAGAACATgtaa
- the LOC122334463 gene encoding kelch domain-containing protein 1 isoform X1 has product MERSEEQPVARERSGHTAAADGQYLYVWGGYVSVADHEVFLPNDEIWLYDLESGLWERRDMFGEIPPAMSGSCGCIVNEELIIFGGCCDDGQTNEHFSVSLQEEKLSWRKARLRSGSLPSPRDKLSCWVHNGRIIYFGGYGHKLLSEFNDPNRFIVDEASWAEDIFWGWNNEVHEFDPKRSSWTEPQTFGRAPAPRAAHASATIGSKGYVCGGRIKCLLSAQETRTNDLFCLDLNSWTWTEIVGFGSAPVGRSWHTLTAVSDSSLFLFGGLSVDCRPMSDGWIFNLETKGWTKIEHQNKDKPRSAKTRRNGDKQNKIPRLWHTACQGRDSDVIVFGGSHDYILLVDKGHCNDALVFQTQPLPLTRLCQDFIASRASSFQILGLPPKLRNAVQKRTSFFRTSRNSQNM; this is encoded by the exons ATGGAGAGGAGTGAAGAGCAGCCGGTGGCTCGGGAGAGGAGCGGACACACGGCGGCGGCGGACGGGCAGTATCTGTATGTCTGGGGAGGTTATGTG TCGGTGGCTGATCATGAAGTTTTCCTTCCAAATGATGAGATCTGGCTGTACGACTTAGAGAGTGGGTTATG ggaAAGGCGGGATATGTTTGGGGAGATTCCTCCGGCGATGTCTGGCTCCTGCGGCTGTATCGTGAACGAGGAGCTGATTATATTCGGCGGCTGCTGTGATGATGGACAGACGAATGAA CATTTCTCCGTCAGTCTGCAGGAGGAGAAGCTCAGCTGGAGGAAAGCCAGGCTTCGGTCCGGATCACTGCCTTCGCCGCGAGATAAACTCTCCTGCTGGGTTCATAATGGAAG AATCATCTATTTTGGTGGATATGGTCACAAATTGCTGAGTGAATTCAACGATCCAAACCGTTTCATCGTGGATGAAGCATCATGG GCCGAGGACATCTTCTGGGGATGGAACAACGAAGTTCATGAGTTTGACCCCAAAAGAAGCAGCTGGACTGAACCGCAGACCTTC GGACGAGCTCCGGCCCCGCGAGCTGCTCACGCTAGCGCTACGATCGGCAGCAAAGGCTACGTGTGTGGAGGAAGAATAAAG TGTTTGCTCTCTGCACAGGAAACCAGAACCAATGACCTCTTTTGTCTGGATTTAAATTCATGGACGTGGACAGAAAT TGTTGGGTTTGGCTCGGCCCCGGTGGGACGCTCATGGCACACACTAACAGCCGTCTCAGACTCGTCTCTTTTTCTGTTCGGTGGACTCAGCGTGGACTGCAGACCCATGA GTGACGGTTGGATATTCAATCTGGAGACAAAAGGATGGACAAAGATAGAGCATCAAAACAAGGACAAACCACGGTCAGCGAAAACACGCAGAAATGGAGATAAACAGAATAAGATACCCAG ACTGTGGCACACCGCTTGTCAAGGAAGAGACTCTGATGTTATTGTGTTTGGAGGAAGTCACGATTATATCCTTTTAGTGGACAAA GGTCACTGCAACGATGCGCTGGTGTTCCAGACCCAGCCGCTGCCGCTGACTCG ACTGTGCCAAGACTTCATCGCCAGCCGCGCCAGCAGCTTTCAGATCCTCGGTTTACCTCCGAAGCTGAGAAACGCTGTGCAGAAAAGAACATCTTTCTTCAGGACGAGCAGAAACTCACAGAACATgtaa
- the LOC122334463 gene encoding kelch domain-containing protein 1 isoform X2, translated as MERSEEQPVARERSGHTAAADGQYLYVWGGYVSVADHEVFLPNDEIWLYDLESGLWERRDMFGEIPPAMSGSCGCIVNEELIIFGGCCDDGQTNEHFSVSLQEEKLSWRKARLRSGSLPSPRDKLSCWVHNGRIIYFGGYGHKLLSEFNDPNRFIVDEASWAEDIFWGWNNEVHEFDPKRSSWTEPQTFGRAPAPRAAHASATIGSKGYVCGGRIKETRTNDLFCLDLNSWTWTEIVGFGSAPVGRSWHTLTAVSDSSLFLFGGLSVDCRPMSDGWIFNLETKGWTKIEHQNKDKPRSAKTRRNGDKQNKIPRLWHTACQGRDSDVIVFGGSHDYILLVDKGHCNDALVFQTQPLPLTRLCQDFIASRASSFQILGLPPKLRNAVQKRTSFFRTSRNSQNM; from the exons ATGGAGAGGAGTGAAGAGCAGCCGGTGGCTCGGGAGAGGAGCGGACACACGGCGGCGGCGGACGGGCAGTATCTGTATGTCTGGGGAGGTTATGTG TCGGTGGCTGATCATGAAGTTTTCCTTCCAAATGATGAGATCTGGCTGTACGACTTAGAGAGTGGGTTATG ggaAAGGCGGGATATGTTTGGGGAGATTCCTCCGGCGATGTCTGGCTCCTGCGGCTGTATCGTGAACGAGGAGCTGATTATATTCGGCGGCTGCTGTGATGATGGACAGACGAATGAA CATTTCTCCGTCAGTCTGCAGGAGGAGAAGCTCAGCTGGAGGAAAGCCAGGCTTCGGTCCGGATCACTGCCTTCGCCGCGAGATAAACTCTCCTGCTGGGTTCATAATGGAAG AATCATCTATTTTGGTGGATATGGTCACAAATTGCTGAGTGAATTCAACGATCCAAACCGTTTCATCGTGGATGAAGCATCATGG GCCGAGGACATCTTCTGGGGATGGAACAACGAAGTTCATGAGTTTGACCCCAAAAGAAGCAGCTGGACTGAACCGCAGACCTTC GGACGAGCTCCGGCCCCGCGAGCTGCTCACGCTAGCGCTACGATCGGCAGCAAAGGCTACGTGTGTGGAGGAAGAATAAAG GAAACCAGAACCAATGACCTCTTTTGTCTGGATTTAAATTCATGGACGTGGACAGAAAT TGTTGGGTTTGGCTCGGCCCCGGTGGGACGCTCATGGCACACACTAACAGCCGTCTCAGACTCGTCTCTTTTTCTGTTCGGTGGACTCAGCGTGGACTGCAGACCCATGA GTGACGGTTGGATATTCAATCTGGAGACAAAAGGATGGACAAAGATAGAGCATCAAAACAAGGACAAACCACGGTCAGCGAAAACACGCAGAAATGGAGATAAACAGAATAAGATACCCAG ACTGTGGCACACCGCTTGTCAAGGAAGAGACTCTGATGTTATTGTGTTTGGAGGAAGTCACGATTATATCCTTTTAGTGGACAAA GGTCACTGCAACGATGCGCTGGTGTTCCAGACCCAGCCGCTGCCGCTGACTCG ACTGTGCCAAGACTTCATCGCCAGCCGCGCCAGCAGCTTTCAGATCCTCGGTTTACCTCCGAAGCTGAGAAACGCTGTGCAGAAAAGAACATCTTTCTTCAGGACGAGCAGAAACTCACAGAACATgtaa
- the lrr1 gene encoding leucine-rich repeat protein 1, whose translation MKLQCDVEVVNRLLPSMGVRSKGRSSRAVLSIGKHVDRSLYLLVCTAKDRGGAKYKLKENIEKFFTWFVEEGKATVRLKEPAIDICLSKADSSSLKSFLSAARLAHRGSDTDSLPLSSLGPVRARDVEKPKKKLSILSRKDYPLASSFPYSLEQLQVSYCRLTRVDLRMLSLRALRRLDLSNNHIKKLPSTIGDLSCLAELILHNNHLESFGDGLCSSSLQTSLQHLDLSQNQLQVLPARFCQLQQLVNLKLDQNKLLRLPFHMGRLSKLRFLSAAHNQLTVLPSSFRKLCLENLDLFGNPFIQANALEHTIRLTFPLKLQELASRAVVELRIPHGPDCVPLHLCHELDFSKSCSCGRACVDSYIQTAVSINLHLVSHTVVLVDNMGGTEAPVQKHFCSLLCYCEFMDGCLQRDLR comes from the exons ATGAAGCTGCAGTGTGATGTGGAGGTTGTGAACCGGTTGTTACCGTCGATGGGTGTGAGGAGCAAAGGCCGGTCCAGCCGCGCGGTTCTGTCCATCGGGAAGCACGTGGACCGGAGCCTGTATCTGCTGGTCTGCACCGCCAAAGACCGCGGCGGAGCCAAATACAAG cTGAAGGAGAACATCGAGAAGTTCTTTACCTGGTTCGTGGAAGAGGGCAAAGCCACGGTTCGGCTGAAGGAACCTGCGATTGACATCTGTCTGAGTAAA GCCGACAGCAGCAGCTTGAAGAGCTTCCTCTCCGCTGCTCGGCTCGCTCACAGAGGAAGTGACACGGACTCTCTCCCGCTGTCGTCTCTCGGCCCGGTCCGCGCCCGCGATGTGGAGAAACCCAAGAAGAAGCTCAGCATTCTGTCCAGGAAGGACTATCCGCTGGCATCCAGCTTCCCGTACTCCTTGGAGCAGCTGCAGGTCTCGTACTGCAGACTGACCCGAGTGGACCTGCGCATGCTGTCCCTGCGAGCGCTGCGCCGGCTCGACCTCAGCAACAACCACATCAAGAAGCTGCCCTCCACCATCGGAGACCTGAGCTGCCTTGCCGAGCTCATTCTGCACAACAACCACCTGGAGAGCTTTGGAGACGGCCTGTGTTCCTCCAGCCTCCAGACGTCGCTGCAGCACCTGGACCTGAGTCAGAACCAGCTGCAGGTTCTGCCCGCTCGCTTCTGTCAGCTGCAGCAGCTGGTCAACCTCAAGCTGGACCAGAACAAGCTCCTGCGGCTGCCTTTCCACATGGGACGCCTCTCCAAGCTGCGCTTCCTGTCTGCCGCTCACAACCAGCTCACTGTGCTTCCCTCCAGCTTCAGGAAGCTGTGCCTGGAGAACCTGGACCTATTTGGAAACCCGTTCATTCAAGCCAACGCTCTGGAGCACACGATCCGGCTCACGTTCCCACTGAAGCTGCAGGAGCTAGCGTCCCGCGCCGTGGTGGAGCTCAG AATCCCTCACGGCCCTGACTGCGTCCCGCTGCATCTGTGTCACGAGCTGGACTTCTCCAAATCCTGCTCCTGCGGCCGGGCCTGTGTGGACTCCTACATCCAGACGGCGGTCAGCATCAACCTGCACCTGGTGTCTCACACCGTGGTCTTAGTGGACAACATGGGCGGCACGGAGGCTCCGGTGCAGAAGCACTTCTGCTCTCTCCTGTGTTACTGCGAGTTCATGGACGGCTGCCTGCAGCGCGACCTCAGATGA
- the LOC122334463 gene encoding kelch domain-containing protein 1 isoform X5, whose product MFGEIPPAMSGSCGCIVNEELIIFGGCCDDGQTNEHFSVSLQEEKLSWRKARLRSGSLPSPRDKLSCWVHNGRIIYFGGYGHKLLSEFNDPNRFIVDEASWAEDIFWGWNNEVHEFDPKRSSWTEPQTFGRAPAPRAAHASATIGSKGYVCGGRIKCLLSAQETRTNDLFCLDLNSWTWTEIVGFGSAPVGRSWHTLTAVSDSSLFLFGGLSVDCRPMSDGWIFNLETKGWTKIEHQNKDKPRSAKTRRNGDKQNKIPRLWHTACQGRDSDVIVFGGSHDYILLVDKGHCNDALVFQTQPLPLTRLCQDFIASRASSFQILGLPPKLRNAVQKRTSFFRTSRNSQNM is encoded by the exons ATGTTTGGGGAGATTCCTCCGGCGATGTCTGGCTCCTGCGGCTGTATCGTGAACGAGGAGCTGATTATATTCGGCGGCTGCTGTGATGATGGACAGACGAATGAA CATTTCTCCGTCAGTCTGCAGGAGGAGAAGCTCAGCTGGAGGAAAGCCAGGCTTCGGTCCGGATCACTGCCTTCGCCGCGAGATAAACTCTCCTGCTGGGTTCATAATGGAAG AATCATCTATTTTGGTGGATATGGTCACAAATTGCTGAGTGAATTCAACGATCCAAACCGTTTCATCGTGGATGAAGCATCATGG GCCGAGGACATCTTCTGGGGATGGAACAACGAAGTTCATGAGTTTGACCCCAAAAGAAGCAGCTGGACTGAACCGCAGACCTTC GGACGAGCTCCGGCCCCGCGAGCTGCTCACGCTAGCGCTACGATCGGCAGCAAAGGCTACGTGTGTGGAGGAAGAATAAAG TGTTTGCTCTCTGCACAGGAAACCAGAACCAATGACCTCTTTTGTCTGGATTTAAATTCATGGACGTGGACAGAAAT TGTTGGGTTTGGCTCGGCCCCGGTGGGACGCTCATGGCACACACTAACAGCCGTCTCAGACTCGTCTCTTTTTCTGTTCGGTGGACTCAGCGTGGACTGCAGACCCATGA GTGACGGTTGGATATTCAATCTGGAGACAAAAGGATGGACAAAGATAGAGCATCAAAACAAGGACAAACCACGGTCAGCGAAAACACGCAGAAATGGAGATAAACAGAATAAGATACCCAG ACTGTGGCACACCGCTTGTCAAGGAAGAGACTCTGATGTTATTGTGTTTGGAGGAAGTCACGATTATATCCTTTTAGTGGACAAA GGTCACTGCAACGATGCGCTGGTGTTCCAGACCCAGCCGCTGCCGCTGACTCG ACTGTGCCAAGACTTCATCGCCAGCCGCGCCAGCAGCTTTCAGATCCTCGGTTTACCTCCGAAGCTGAGAAACGCTGTGCAGAAAAGAACATCTTTCTTCAGGACGAGCAGAAACTCACAGAACATgtaa
- the dnaaf2 gene encoding protein kintoun has translation MVTEAALPTKLQSLSFREKEIQYNNSQETECVHRKLVKFSRLFTMDFGNKLEELNLTRDEMSRLGEALKDEKFRELLRDYVAEISNPENRRKYEEEISQLEEQRGVSARFLHPEPHHVLKTRDARGKLFINICSDPLIEKPLSEAARGPRGTPGHRWRVPFSLTPARQDRDAAGNSCVTHDVIFHPDALCLAGNSRRFTKLLHSTAIGGIEDSFQVKLDKQNIKQLKMKYKGVPQAALIRRPIPGHQQNAREDLLSFPYPDQSHTEPEPDSNHTHTKQDVRSSSHQPPVPEYSVKYRSVVDLQDYRCSRDSGPGARPTQIIITVELPLLGSAGDAELSVKQRRLVLEAQNPPYKLDLKLSYPVDEDKGHAKFNKTKKQLTITLPVRPATRVESQQIRSDDMSSNDEEDEDEADQNPKQEVPEPKPDCSTLTHSAGLQPSASEPQITGLTAEPDQICFEETNVNQLVNHASNTFCSEFEITVNGGDEVSSAPETENIEESEPNTAREALLPQQPLMTPMNQQEDQCSSQDAEEPKTRRSSEDHENKAVRLQEEADRLTLREIESDSRDVFICSHKNLSTLCFQNSLWSELD, from the exons ATGGTTACCGAGGCCGCGTTACCAACGAAGCTTCAGTCGCTTTCATTTCGggaaaaagaaatacagtacaataaCAGTCAAGAAACAGAGTGCGTTCATCGGAAACTAGTAAAGTTCAGTCGGTTATTCACGATGGATTTCGGCAACAAACTGGAAGAACTGAACCTGACGCGTGATGAAATGAGTCGGCTCGGTGAAGCGCTAAAAGACGAGAAGTTCCGCGAGTTACTGCGCGATTATGTCGCGGAGATCTCGAACCCCGAGAACCGGAGAAAATACGAGGAAGAGATCTCTCAGCTGGAGGAGCAGAGAGGAGTCAGCGCGCGCTTCCTCCACCCGGAGCCGCATCACGTGCTGAAGACGCGCGACGCGCGCGGGAAACTCTTCATCAATATCTGCTCCGATCCGCTGATCGAGAAACCCTTGAGCGAAGCGGCCAGAGGCCCGCGAGGGACCCCGGGACACCGCTGGCGCGTGCCGTTCAGCCTAACGCCGGCCAGACAGGACCGGGACGCCGCCGGAAACAGCTGCGTGACCCATGACGTCATCTTCCATCCTGACGCGCTGTGCCTGGCGGGAAACAGCAGGAGATTCACGAAGCTGCTCCACAGCACCGCCATCGGAGGAATAGAGGACTCCTTCCAGGTCAAGCTggataaacaaaacataaagcaGCTCAAGATGAAGTATAAAGGTGTTCCACAGGCAGCGCTGATCCGCAGACCGATTCCTGGACACCAGCAGAACGCCCGTGAGGACCTGCTTTCCTTCCCATACCCAGACCAGAGCCACACAGAACCAGAACCGGACTCAAACCATACCCACACAAAACAAGATGTCAGATCATCATCCCATCAGCCCCCAGTGCCGGAGTACAGCGTGAAGTATCGCTCAGTCGTGGATCTGCAGGACTACAGGTGCTCCAGAGACTCGGGGCCCGGGGCCCGGCCCACACAGATCATTATCACCGTAGAGTTACCGCTGCTGGGATCCGCTGGAGACGCTGAGCTCAGCGTGAAGCAGCGCCGGCTTGTTCTCGAGGCTCAGAATCCACCCTACAAACTAGATCTTAAGCTCTCGTATCCTGTGGATGAAGACAAAGGTCACGCCAAGTTCAACAAAACTAAGAAACAGCTGACCATCACTCTGCCTGTTCGACCGGCAACGAGGGTAGAGTCACAGCAGATCAGAAGTGATGACATGAGCAGCAAtgatgaggaagatgaggatgaaGCAGATCAAAACCCTaaacaggaagttcctgagccCAAACCAGACTGCAGTACTTTAACCCACTCTGCAGGACTACAGCCTTCAGCATCAGAACCTCAGATCACCGGTCTCACGGCAGAACCGGATCAGATCTGCTTTGAAGAAACTAACGTCAATCAGCTGGTCAACCACGCATCAAACACA TTTTGCAGTGAATTTGAAATCACAGTAAATGGTGGAGATGAAGTGAGCAGCGCTCCGGAGACAGAGAACATCGAGGAATCTGAGCCAAACACAGCGAGGGAAGCATTACTTCCACAGCAGCCGCTGATGACACCAATGAACCAGCAGGAGGATCAATGTTCTTCTCAAGATGCTGAAGAGCCAAAGACAAGACGTTCTTCAGAAGACCACGAGAACAAAGCTGTGCGACTCCAGGAGGAAGCTGACAGATTAACTCTGAGAGAGATCGAGTCTGACAGCAGAGACGTCTTCATCTGCTCTCACAAGAATTTGTCCACCTTGTGCTTCCAGAACTCTCTGTGGTCCGAGTTAGACTGA
- the LOC122334460 gene encoding kelch domain-containing protein 2-like has translation MEEDPVPNMEDEDDEEDFEWAAGQEDEEAFDWLQEEQEDGFVSRDHPAERSGHIAVTDRGCMFVWGGYKNADTEVPVFTDLYLPKNEVWIYNMETRRWRMQRSEGEVPSSMSGSCGSSVDGVLYLFGGHQARGNTNLVYRLPLRAPELRWEKMSKLTGLAPTCKDKLGCWVYRNQLVYFGGYGYIAQPGHRGTFELDENSFMGNHAGRGWNNHIHVLDLETSAWSQPITKGAAPSPRAAHACATVANRGYVFGGRYMDQRLNDLYCIDLDTWEWSEMSVPQHGPVGRSWHSFTPVSADHIFLFGGFTTDRETLSDAWLYCISKNEWKALKHEHTERPRLWHTACLGPDGEVFVFGGCANNLLSHQQAAHSNELLVFTVQPKSLVRLCLDAAVLHRKRLELVWDVLPKALLLRLRQRTAGDS, from the exons ATGGAGGAAGATCCGGTACCAAACATggaagatgaggatgatgaagaagaCTTTGAGTGGGCTGCAGGACAGGAGGATGAAGAAGCGTTTGACTGGCTtcaggaggagcaggaggatgGGTTTGTGTCCAGAGATCATCCGGCTGAGCGCAGCGGTCACATCGCCGTCACTGACCGCGGCTGCATGTTCGTTTGGGGAGGATACAAG AATGCTGACACCGAAGTGCCTGTATTCACCGACTTGTATTTGCCGAAGAACGAAGTCTGGATATACAACATGGAGACGAGAAGATG GAGAATGCAGCGCTCGGAGGGCGAGGTGCCCAGCTCGATGTCGGGCAGCTGTGGCTCGTCTGTGGATGGTGTTCTCTATCTGTTCGGTGGACACCAGGCCCGAGGAAACACTAATCTG GTGTACCGTCTGCCTCTGAGAGCGCCTGAGCTCCGCTGGGAGAAGATGAGCAAGCTGACAGGCCTGGCGCCGACCTGCAAAGACAAGCTGGGCTGCTGGGTGTACAGAAACCA GCTGGTGTATTTCGGGGGCTACGGCTATATTGCGCAGCCTGGGCACAGAGGGACGTTCGAGCTAGACGAGAACTCCTTCATG GGCAACCACGCAGGACGAGGCTGGAACAATCACATCCACGTTCTGGATCTGGAGACGTCAGCGTGGAGTCAGCCCATCACAAAG gGAGCCGCTCCGTCGCCTCGAGCCGCTCACGCCTGTGCCACCGTCGCAAACCGAGGCTATGTGTTCGGAGGACGCTACATG GATCAGCGGCTGAATGATCTGTACTGCATCGACCTGGACACTTGGGAATGGAGTGAGAT gagcgTTCCTCAGCACGGTCCAGTCGGCCGCTCGTGGCACTCCTTCACTCCGGTGTCTGCGGATCACATCTTTCTGTTTGGTGGCTTCACGACCGACAGAGAGACGCTGA gcGACGCTTGGCTGTACTGCATCAGTAAGAACGAGTGGAAAGCGCTCAAACACGAGCACACGGAGCGGCCCAG GCTGTGGCACACGGCGTGTTTGGGTCCTGATGGAGAAGTGTTCGTGTTCGGAGGATGCGCCAATAATCTCCTCTCTCATCAACAGGCT GCTCACAGCAACGAGTTGCTGGTTTTCACAGTTCAGCCCAAATCTCTGGTCAG GTTGTGTTTGGATGCGGCCGTCCTGCACCGGAAGCGTCTGGAGCTGGTGTGGGACGTTCTGCCCAAAGCCCTGCTCCTTCGGCTCAGACAGAGAACCGCCGGAGACTCCTAG